The following nucleotide sequence is from Paeniglutamicibacter kerguelensis.
TGGGGTTCGTCAATCAAGACGCCAAGGACACCGTGACCGGTGGGCAACGGTCCTATTCGTTCGGCCAATTCGGGCTCTATCCCCTCAGTGATGAAATGGCTCACTTCCTTGCCCTCGCGAATGACCCCCAGTGCACCGTACTTGGCATCCATAAGCTTGCACGCAGACTGAATCATATGCTGAAGAACTGCAGTCAAGCTCAGTTCCTGGGAAATGGTAATGACCGCCGACAATAGCCCCTGCAAACGCGTCTGCGATTGCACCAGTTCCTCAATGCTGGCCACAAGTCCGTTGCGAAGATTCTCGATCTCTGCGGCCGATGTAGAGGAACCCGTCCCTGAAGAGCGATCTTCCATCGAAGGAAATTCCACGGCGTTTCTCCGTCCAAGGGAAACAAAAATTCCATCGACCGACTAAGACGGTCTGCCAGAGACAAACACAGGCTACGCTCGGCAGCGCCAAAACTCCATCAACTGTGGACCCGGCGACCGAAGCATCAAGGAACGTTCTCATGCTTACTCGGGGTTCCTGGCCAGAATGACGCTTCTTGAAGCTCGAAGTCGTGGCAGAATCCAGCATGTCATTTTTAGGGGTTTCAGGGACCTGCTGGGAATCTGTCCGGCGAAAGGAGCACTCACGCGAAACGGCGGGAGGTGGTGTTGGTCCGACGCTGTGTTTCCGCATCCAGGTGGCCGCCGTCAAAGTGAGGATGGCAGTTGGCGAACCGTAGCCAGGTCGGTGCGTCGCAACTCCCAGGCTGTACAAAATAGTGCATGGACCACGAAACGGTGTGTCCGGCACTCTCCGATGAACGGAACATCGTGGCGCAGGGACCGCTTGCTTTCGGCGCGGCGGGACGTTCGGCCCTATCGGCGAACTGATTGGGGGCGCTTACTGATACCAGTGCTTCTGCCGTTTTGGGTAGGGCACACCCACCCCTACCAAGCAGGAGGAATCGCCATGAGTGAAATGCTACGCCGGTCGCCGTTTGAGGCATCGCGGTCGCACGCACCTTTTGATATGCCCTCGAAGTCCCCGTTCGGCATGCTGGACTCCCTCCAGCGCCTCTTTGACAGCGACATCGAAAAGTCCACCATGCGGGTCGAGGAAATCGTGGAGGACAACACCCTGGTGGTCCGGGCCGAACTGCCCGGCATCGATCCCGACAAGGACGTCGAGGTCTCGGTTGAGGACGGTGTCTTGACCATCAGCGCCCGCCGCGAGGACAAGTCGGAGACCCGCCAGGAGGGCATGTACCGCTCCGAGTTCCGCTACGGATCCATGCTACGGAGGATCGCGCTTCCGGAGGGGGTCAGCGAATCCGATGTGAAGGCATCCTACAAGGACGGCATCCTGGAGGTCCGTACACCGATGCCGGCCAAGAAAACGGCCCCCGCAGCCACCAAGGTGGCCATCACCCGCGACTAGGAAAGTTCCCGGCACAGTCGGATCGATGGGAGAGCTCCCAGAAAGCCAGGTAACCATGCACAGCGAAACAGCCACCGACCGAACAATTCAAGACGCGGTCGAATCCGAACTCCGGTGGACCCCGGACGTCGAAGCTGCACACATCGGGGTGAGCGTGGACGACCACGCCGTCACCCTCACCGGTGAAGTGGGCAACTACCCCGAACGGCTCGCCGCACGGCGGGCCGCATTTCGAGTCAAGGGGGTGACCGCCGTCGCCGACGAACTCACCGTCCGCTACAACGGCTCCCCCAGGACCGACAGTGATATCGCCGAGTCCGTGGCCCACGTACTGAACCACAGCGCGGTCATCCCCCAGGGAACGATCAAGGCCGATATCCGCAACCACGTGGTGACCCTGACCGGCACGGTGCCGTGGAACTACCAGCGCGAGGCAGCCGCCAAGGCAGTCGGCGCAATCGCCGGCGTAAAGCATGTGGAAAACCAAGTCAACCTCTCTGTCGAGCCCTCAGCAGCCGTACTGGCAGACAAGATCAAGGACGCGCTGGCCCGCAACGCGGCCCTGGATTCACAGAAGGTCAACGTGACCGTCGAGGGCGACCGCGTCACCCTGACCGGGTATTTGCCGTCCTGGATCGAGAAGAAGCAGGCGGGACTGGCGGCATGGTCGTCCCCTGGCGTCGGATCAGTGCATAACAAGATCAAGATCGGTGCATAACAAGATCAAGATTGGTCTGGGATAGCCACGTTCTGTGGCGGGGCCTTATCCCCGCCACAGAACCTTTTCAAGGTCTTCCGGGTGGGGAGGAACTCGTCCAGCGTTTCGTCGATTTACCCGGGAGGACTTCTTCAGTTTGCGCGCCGATTTCCTGTCCAACCCCCCGCTGCGCATCCAAGAGGCCGGGGCCGTTCCCCGGCCAGCTTCGTTCAGGTCCCCGGACGGCCAACCCCGAAGGCGTGTCAATATGGCCCCTATCCAGCTTTCGAAAGCGTATCCCTGTTGAAATGTGTGCGAAACGGACAAATACCTTGTCTATGAAAAAACCCGCAAGGCACAAAAGAGCATGGCGTCGAGGCGCAGATGCGGAAATTGCGAGACTTATTGCGGATTCAGTACCGCCCGCAGGCCACGTGATCCTCATCCAGTCCGTATTCCCGGAACATCAACCTATTCCGGGTAGGTGATCAATGTTCACTTCACACGGTCTTCAACGAAAGCCATACGCCAATTGGCAGGGCAATCAATCGGAAGCCATGCTTTCTTGGGAGATTCGTCCTGACGGTCCTCCCCTCCACCGATATGAGGCACCCCCGGCCTGCCCGCCCGTGGACAACCGGAAGTCGTCAAGAAAAAGCGGAGACGCACTACACGTACATTATCTGTCTGTGATGCCACAGCCCGATGCCCTCGATCGGTCGTCGACTGACATCACCGCTTTTGCGGCGTTTTCCTTCTTGTCGTTCCGCCGGCGCAGGGTGTATTTCAGGAGCTCGTCACTACCCCACACCAGGAAAGGAAAGGGCAACAGCAACGCTAGCTGCCAAGGCTCGGGAACCGTCGTTCCAAAAATCGCCTGCAACGGTGCGATGAAGACGATGCCTGCCGCGAAGACGAGTTCAAACGCTATCCCCCACAGCAGTAGCCTGTTGGTGGTCAGGCCGATTCGGAAGAGCGAGACCGTGTGGGTTCGGGCAGCCATAGCGGTTCCCAGCTGACAGGCGACAATCCCTAGGAATGTCATGGTGGTAGCTTGTTGCCAGACCAAGTACAGGTGCCCCGTTCCGACATCTGCTCCAAATGTCCATCCTCCGGCAATCAGCGTCATCAGGAAGACTCCGGTCACGAGCAACGCAGATACTCCGCCCAAGACAACCCAGGCACGGACAAGCATCAGGGTACTGATGACGTTTTCCCTCGGCGGCCGTGGCGGTCTCTTCATCAGGCCCGGTTCAGGTGCCTCCCGACCAAGAGCCAACGCCGGCAGCGTTTCGGTGAAAAGGTCGATTGCGAGGATCTGCATCACCGTGAGTGGCAGCGGTATCTGCCCGCCTGATGCAGCATAGATCAGGAACGGGATGACTTCCGGAGTGGCATGGGCAAAAATGTAGACGATGAATTTCCGGACGTTGTCATAGACGCGGCGGCCGGCCTCGACGGCGCTGACTATCGACGAGAAATCGTCATCGGTGAGGACCATTGTCGCCGCCTCGCGTGCCACCTCGGTTCCCGATTTGCCCATTGCAACGCCGATGTCTGCCCGGCGAAGAGCGGGCGCGTCGTTCACGCCGTCACCGGTCATCGCCACCACATGTCCCAGGTCCTGGAGCGCATCGGCGATCCGGAGCTTGGCCTCGGGCGAGCTCCGGGCAAAGACGATCTCCTCACCGGCTCCCAGCAAGCGATCCAGTTCTGCCTCGCTCATCCGATCCAGGTCGTTGCCGTTGATGACTTGAAGACCGTTGGTACCGATACCGACGAGGCGGGCGATTCCGGCGGCCGTGAGCCCGTTGTCGCCGGTGACAACGATCAGTTGGATACCGGCTGTGTGGCACTGCGCCACGGCTTCGACTACCTGTGGTCGGGGCGGATCCATCATTGCGGCGACGCCGAGGAAGGTGAGGTTCTTTTCTGCCTCCTCACGGGAGGGGCCCGGGGTTGTACAGGCCACCTGTGGCCTGTCAGCCACGGCGAGCACCCGGAGTCCCTGCACTGCCCAATGGTCGACCACAGCGGCAATCGTCCTCCGGTCTTCCTCCGTCAGGGGCCGGTCGGTCCGAGCGACCGCGATGCGCGTGCAAAGCGCAAGGATTTCCTCCGGAGCTCCCTTGGAATGCAGGACCGTTCCGGATCCGGTCCGATCCACCGTGGACATCCGCCGCAGGACGGGATCGAAATGGAACTGGGACAGCCGTTCGCTATCCAGGTCGTCGACGGTGGTCCCCAGGAAATCCGCCAGATGCAGCAACGCCAGTTCGGTCGGATCCCCAGTCTCTTTGGCCCCGGAAGGGCCCTCGAGGCGGGAGTTGCTGCAGGCCACCGACGCCACCGCAAACCGTCCTGCCGCAGACCCCAGGACGGCCGAGGGCATCCCGGGACGCACGTGCTGGCCTCCGTCAGCGGTCCAGAAGTTGCTGACTTGCATGCGGTTCATGGTCAAGGTGCCTGTCTTGTCGGTGCAGATCACGCTCGTGGAGCCGAGGGTTTCAACCGCAGAAATCCTTTTCACGAGCGCTCCGCGTCGGGCCAACACACGCACGCCCACCGCAAGTGCCAAGGTGATGGTCGGAAGCAGGCCCTCGGGTACGTTCGCTACCAGCAACCCGATCGCGAAATTTAGGGTGTCGCCGAAGGCCAGCCCGCCCAGCAACATGCCCACCGGAATGAAGGTTGC
It contains:
- a CDS encoding Hsp20/alpha crystallin family protein, yielding MSEMLRRSPFEASRSHAPFDMPSKSPFGMLDSLQRLFDSDIEKSTMRVEEIVEDNTLVVRAELPGIDPDKDVEVSVEDGVLTISARREDKSETRQEGMYRSEFRYGSMLRRIALPEGVSESDVKASYKDGILEVRTPMPAKKTAPAATKVAITRD
- a CDS encoding BON domain-containing protein, whose translation is MHSETATDRTIQDAVESELRWTPDVEAAHIGVSVDDHAVTLTGEVGNYPERLAARRAAFRVKGVTAVADELTVRYNGSPRTDSDIAESVAHVLNHSAVIPQGTIKADIRNHVVTLTGTVPWNYQREAAAKAVGAIAGVKHVENQVNLSVEPSAAVLADKIKDALARNAALDSQKVNVTVEGDRVTLTGYLPSWIEKKQAGLAAWSSPGVGSVHNKIKIGA
- a CDS encoding cation-transporting P-type ATPase; translation: MDKHEPIPDRAPSPGMAGQDDAVPQPPDPQEPLERLMRDLRGRREGLSERESARRLVVFGLNELSRRGKRNWPRELGRQVVHPLALLLWVAAMLAFATGTAVLAVAIVAVVVMNALFAFFQERHAEHAVEAMSTYLPVQARVLREGAEVLVDATRLVPGDVMVVREGDRVSADARLVSGSVEMDNSMLTGESLPVFRSAEDNPYAKVPLLQARDVVFSGTGCIGGGATALVYATGMRTELGRIAALSQRVGKDISPLERQVTRVARLIAVVAVAMGATFIPVGMLLGGLAFGDTLNFAIGLLVANVPEGLLPTITLALAVGVRVLARRGALVKRISAVETLGSTSVICTDKTGTLTMNRMQVSNFWTADGGQHVRPGMPSAVLGSAAGRFAVASVACSNSRLEGPSGAKETGDPTELALLHLADFLGTTVDDLDSERLSQFHFDPVLRRMSTVDRTGSGTVLHSKGAPEEILALCTRIAVARTDRPLTEEDRRTIAAVVDHWAVQGLRVLAVADRPQVACTTPGPSREEAEKNLTFLGVAAMMDPPRPQVVEAVAQCHTAGIQLIVVTGDNGLTAAGIARLVGIGTNGLQVINGNDLDRMSEAELDRLLGAGEEIVFARSSPEAKLRIADALQDLGHVVAMTGDGVNDAPALRRADIGVAMGKSGTEVAREAATMVLTDDDFSSIVSAVEAGRRVYDNVRKFIVYIFAHATPEVIPFLIYAASGGQIPLPLTVMQILAIDLFTETLPALALGREAPEPGLMKRPPRPPRENVISTLMLVRAWVVLGGVSALLVTGVFLMTLIAGGWTFGADVGTGHLYLVWQQATTMTFLGIVACQLGTAMAARTHTVSLFRIGLTTNRLLLWGIAFELVFAAGIVFIAPLQAIFGTTVPEPWQLALLLPFPFLVWGSDELLKYTLRRRNDKKENAAKAVMSVDDRSRASGCGITDR